DNA from Halogeometricum sp. S1BR25-6:
TTCGTTACTCGATACACGCTCTCTCCGGGGCGGCGTGGTTTCAGGCGCTGCTCTTCGTCCTCGCCGGCCTCCTTGCGGCGTCGCTGCTCGCCGGCTATCGAACGCGAACGTCGACGGTGCTCTCGCTGATTCTCCTCGTCTCGCTGCACCTCCGCAACCCCGCCGCGCTGACCGGCGGCGACACCCTCCTCCGGCGACTGCTCCTGTGGGGGATGCTCCTCCCCCTCGGCGAGCGCTGGTCGCTCGACGCCCGCCGTCGCGAGGGCGCCCCCCGACGACGGCTAACGAGTGTAGCCGCCGCCGGACTGCTGTCGCAGGTCGTCCTCGTCTACGCGGTCAACGCCGCGCTCAAACACCGCGGCGACCTCTGGCTCCGCGGCGACGCGGTCCGCTACGTGTTCAGCCTCCAGCAGTTCTCCCTCCGCCTCGGGGACGCCCTGACGGCGTTTCCGTCGCTGCTCCGCGCGTTCGATTGGTTCTGGCTCGGTCTGGTGTCGCTCTCTCCACTGTTGGTGCTCTCGCGGGGACGCCTCCGGACGGCGCTGACGCTGATGTTCGCGGCGGCGCACCTTGGGATGCTCGCGACCCTGCGTCTCGGCCTCTTTCCGCTCGTCTCGCTCGCGGCGCTCCTCGTCTTCCTTCCCTCGCCGGTGTGGGACCGGGTCGAAACCGGAGTTCCGGCGTCGCTCGAACGTTCGGCGGCCCGAGTCGGCGACCGAGTTCGGAGCGTCGGTACGAGGGTCGGCGCGGGTGTCCGGCGACCGCCGCCGACCGTCAGCCGGTCGCTCTCGACGGTTCGTCGGGCGGGTCGCCGTCTCGTCCCCGTCGTCGCCGCGGCGCTCCTGACGTTCGCGCTCGTCTGGAACACCGTCGCCCTCGGCGCGGTGCCGCCGCCGGAGGAAGAGCCCGCGGGACTGGACCTCACGCAGAGCCCTTGGAGCATGTTCGCGCCGACGCCGGCCACGGTGGACGGCTGGTACGTCGCCCCCGGCGAACTCGAATCCGGCGAGCGGGTGG
Protein-coding regions in this window:
- a CDS encoding HTTM domain-containing protein; this encodes MSQTVRAPSDRSLRARLADALGARFGVDTRALAALRISLGLLLLADLLLRARHLRALYTDSGLAPRAVLAGQYPAVRYSIHALSGAAWFQALLFVLAGLLAASLLAGYRTRTSTVLSLILLVSLHLRNPAALTGGDTLLRRLLLWGMLLPLGERWSLDARRREGAPRRRLTSVAAAGLLSQVVLVYAVNAALKHRGDLWLRGDAVRYVFSLQQFSLRLGDALTAFPSLLRAFDWFWLGLVSLSPLLVLSRGRLRTALTLMFAAAHLGMLATLRLGLFPLVSLAALLVFLPSPVWDRVETGVPASLERSAARVGDRVRSVGTRVGAGVRRPPPTVSRSLSTVRRAGRRLVPVVAAALLTFALVWNTVALGAVPPPEEEPAGLDLTQSPWSMFAPTPATVDGWYVAPGELESGERVDAFYRSAPLAGERPETRAMYPSVRWRKYLVDLRYSGDEARQRAFASYLCERWNRAHEDDLASLTVSYVEQPTRLDGPESTRRVELLQHQCRG